The following are from one region of the Actinomycetota bacterium genome:
- a CDS encoding class I SAM-dependent methyltransferase, whose protein sequence is MSDYTTSTYGDRIADVYDDIHPSTADAETAVATLAELAAGGPVLELAIGTGRLALPLASRGVPVRGIDASEAMVARLRAKPGGDAIDVTIGDFADVAVDGRFALVFVAFNTLFALPTQDDQVRCFANVASHLADDGVFVIEAFVPDLAGYRGGQRVSAMHVGTDSVRLDAARLDAVEQRVTATHVVLAGNGTRLYPVQLRYAWPAELDLMARLAGLRLRHRWGDWERRRFDASSTRHVSVYGM, encoded by the coding sequence ATGAGCGACTACACGACATCGACCTACGGGGATCGCATCGCGGACGTCTACGACGACATCCACCCGTCGACCGCCGATGCGGAGACGGCGGTTGCGACACTTGCCGAGCTGGCCGCGGGTGGACCCGTGCTCGAGCTCGCGATCGGGACCGGGCGCCTGGCGCTGCCGCTCGCCAGTCGGGGCGTACCGGTGCGGGGCATCGACGCGTCGGAAGCGATGGTGGCGCGCCTGCGTGCCAAGCCCGGGGGCGATGCCATCGACGTGACCATCGGCGACTTCGCCGACGTCGCGGTCGACGGGCGGTTCGCGTTGGTGTTCGTGGCCTTCAACACGTTGTTCGCCCTCCCGACCCAGGACGATCAGGTCCGCTGCTTCGCCAACGTCGCCTCGCACCTCGCCGATGACGGTGTGTTCGTGATCGAGGCCTTCGTGCCCGACCTCGCGGGCTACAGGGGCGGCCAGCGCGTCTCGGCCATGCACGTCGGCACCGACTCGGTGCGCCTCGACGCGGCCCGGCTCGACGCCGTGGAGCAGCGCGTCACGGCCACGCACGTGGTGCTGGCCGGCAACGGGACGCGCCTGTACCCGGTTCAGCTCCGCTACGCGTGGCCGGCCGAGCTCGACCTGATGGCCCGCCTCGCCGGGCTCCGCCTGCGGCACCGCTGGGGGGACTGGGAGCGGCGCCGGTTCGATGCGTCCAGCACGCGCCACGTCTCGGTGTACGGCATGTGA
- a CDS encoding MarR family transcriptional regulator: protein MRETVGTTVGAAEIVELVWELVAQMHEHFHARVAELGLSPPQAMALRGLDPDEPVPMGALACRLRCDASNVTGIVDRLEAKRLVERRVAVGDRRVKTLVFTSKGRAVRRRLDAALLDESPAVARLTRAEQRVFRELLRRVVTPL, encoded by the coding sequence ATGCGCGAGACCGTTGGCACGACGGTTGGCGCGGCAGAGATCGTCGAGCTGGTGTGGGAGCTCGTGGCGCAGATGCACGAGCACTTCCACGCCCGCGTCGCGGAGCTCGGCCTGTCGCCACCACAGGCGATGGCGCTGCGTGGCCTCGACCCCGACGAGCCGGTGCCGATGGGTGCACTGGCGTGCCGGTTGCGGTGTGACGCGTCGAACGTCACGGGCATCGTCGACCGCCTCGAGGCCAAGCGGCTGGTCGAACGGCGGGTCGCAGTGGGCGACCGGCGGGTGAAGACGCTGGTCTTCACGAGCAAGGGCCGAGCCGTCCGGCGCCGGCTCGACGCCGCGCTCCTCGACGAGTCGCCGGCGGTGGCGCGGCTCACCCGGGCGGAGCAGCGCGTGTTCCGCGAGCTCCTGCGCCGGGTCGTCACTCCGCTCTGA
- a CDS encoding response regulator transcription factor → MILEGEDDIEVVGEAGDGVEAIDAALRLRPDVVLMDIRMPNLDGVEATRRLAGPGTDDPLKILILTTFDLDEYVVEALRAGASGFLLKDVPPEDLVTAIRTIAAGDALIAPSVTRRLIDRFARHLPTPDTKPPPSLGNLTDREVEVLTLMARGLSNAELAETLFVSETTVKTHVGRVLMKLGLRDRVQAVVLAYETGLVQPGG, encoded by the coding sequence ATGATCCTCGAGGGCGAGGACGACATCGAGGTCGTCGGTGAGGCCGGCGACGGCGTCGAGGCGATCGACGCGGCGCTGCGCCTTCGTCCCGACGTCGTACTGATGGACATCCGCATGCCGAACCTCGACGGGGTCGAGGCCACCCGACGGCTGGCCGGGCCCGGCACGGACGACCCGCTCAAGATCCTCATCCTCACCACGTTCGACCTCGACGAATACGTCGTCGAGGCGCTGCGCGCCGGGGCCAGCGGCTTCCTGCTCAAGGACGTGCCCCCCGAGGATCTCGTCACCGCCATCCGCACGATCGCCGCGGGCGACGCGCTCATCGCCCCGTCGGTCACCCGCCGGCTGATCGACCGGTTCGCACGGCATCTTCCGACGCCGGACACCAAGCCACCGCCGTCGCTCGGCAACCTCACCGACCGAGAGGTCGAGGTCCTCACCCTCATGGCACGCGGGCTGTCGAACGCGGAGCTGGCCGAGACGCTCTTCGTGAGCGAGACGACGGTGAAGACCCACGTCGGTCGCGTGTTGATGAAGCTGGGCCTGCGCGACCGCGTCCAGGCGGTGGTCCTCGCGTACGAGACGGGCCTGGTTCAGCCCGGCGGGTGA
- a CDS encoding DUF4097 domain-containing protein, whose protein sequence is MRDQPSLTVTTSSGRVVITGEDRPDIVVEGKAAVEDGDDGGVVVRASSSSLAVRCPAGTDVRVGTSSGGVELRGRLGDARVTTSSSSIRVQNVDALELRSSSGSIEVDTCVGYCRLQTASGSVSVDDAGEVDISTKSSSIRVGRAAGGKVHSVSGSIALGATGVGDLDVRSISGSVNVTLPDGIRPRFRLRTVSGRIRCDCEEGDDGSVSIATTSGSIQVEPD, encoded by the coding sequence ATGCGTGATCAACCGAGCCTGACCGTCACCACCTCCTCCGGCCGCGTCGTGATCACCGGTGAGGACCGGCCCGACATCGTGGTGGAGGGCAAGGCCGCGGTGGAGGACGGCGATGACGGCGGCGTCGTCGTGCGGGCCTCGTCGTCGAGCCTCGCGGTGCGGTGCCCGGCCGGCACCGACGTCCGCGTCGGCACCAGCTCGGGTGGGGTGGAGCTGCGTGGCCGGCTGGGCGACGCCCGCGTTACGACGTCGAGCTCGAGCATCCGGGTCCAGAATGTCGACGCGCTCGAGCTGCGCAGCTCGTCGGGGAGCATCGAGGTCGACACCTGCGTCGGGTACTGCCGGCTCCAGACCGCCAGCGGGAGCGTGTCGGTCGACGACGCGGGAGAAGTCGACATCAGCACGAAATCGAGCTCGATCCGCGTCGGGCGCGCCGCGGGCGGGAAGGTGCATTCCGTCAGCGGGAGCATCGCACTCGGTGCGACCGGGGTCGGCGACCTCGATGTGCGGTCGATCTCGGGCTCAGTGAACGTGACTCTTCCCGACGGGATTCGGCCCCGCTTTCGCCTGCGCACCGTGAGCGGCAGGATCCGGTGCGACTGCGAGGAGGGCGACGACGGCAGCGTCTCGATCGCCACCACGTCGGGCAGCATCCAGGTCGAGCCCGACTGA
- a CDS encoding ABC transporter ATP-binding protein, with product MRDGHTTAPPDASLNHSAARAVDLVKVYGAGDTAVRALDGVTVAFPRAEFSAIMGPSGSGKSTLMHCMAGLDSITSGQVFVGDTDLSSLDDRHLTELRRDHVGFVFQAYNLVPTLNAIENITLPMAIAGRPPDQAWVDRVVDAIGLRDRLKHRPDELSGGQQQRVAAARALASRPEIVFADEPTGNLDSRSSAEVLAFLRRSVDELGQTIVMVTHDASAAGYADRAIFLADGRVVGELTDPTVERVLDQMKKLDTSG from the coding sequence ATGCGAGACGGCCACACCACCGCGCCTCCCGATGCCTCGCTCAACCATTCCGCCGCCCGCGCCGTCGACCTCGTCAAGGTCTACGGCGCGGGCGACACCGCGGTACGGGCACTCGACGGCGTCACCGTTGCGTTCCCGCGCGCGGAGTTCAGCGCGATCATGGGCCCCTCGGGCTCGGGCAAGTCCACGCTCATGCACTGCATGGCCGGGCTGGACAGCATCACCAGCGGCCAGGTGTTCGTGGGCGACACCGACCTGAGCAGTCTGGACGATCGCCACCTCACCGAGCTGCGCCGCGACCACGTGGGCTTCGTCTTCCAGGCCTACAACCTCGTGCCGACGCTCAACGCGATCGAGAACATCACGCTCCCGATGGCCATCGCCGGGCGTCCGCCCGACCAGGCCTGGGTCGACCGCGTCGTCGACGCCATCGGCCTGCGCGACCGGCTGAAGCACCGGCCCGACGAGCTGTCGGGTGGCCAGCAGCAGCGCGTGGCGGCCGCCCGCGCCCTCGCCAGCCGTCCGGAGATCGTGTTCGCGGACGAGCCCACCGGCAACCTCGACTCGCGCTCGTCGGCCGAGGTGCTCGCGTTCCTCCGGCGCTCGGTCGACGAGCTCGGCCAGACGATCGTCATGGTCACCCACGACGCCAGTGCCGCGGGCTATGCCGATCGCGCCATCTTCCTCGCCGACGGCCGCGTCGTCGGCGAGCTCACCGACCCCACCGTCGAGCGCGTCCTCGATCAGATGAAGAAGCTCGACACCTCCGGCTGA
- a CDS encoding sensor histidine kinase, whose amino-acid sequence MTRRPTPVRWLKEHPLLADSLLAGLLLLVVILSITGGDTSAHGVNYRDANALAIILGVLSAVPVAWRRRKPLPALVVVGVAAVAYEAIGFPESATSVGVLICLYSVAAHCDRRRSIIGAVYAAIGTLVVFLTARWGVNAGNVVSNVVIFATAWILGDNLRNRRAYLAGLEDRAARLEREQAEQAQRAVADERARIARELHDVVAHNVSVMVVQAGAARRTIERDPERAREALTSVEDTGREALDEMRRLLGVLRTEDDATEHRAPQPSISDLDSLVAHVRDAGLPVELVVEGEPRPLMSGADMSAYRIVQEALTNSLKHAGPARAQVILRYGDHDLRLEVVDDGRGSAADAPATNGGGHGLVGMRERVALFGGELQAGPRQGGGYAVSARIPLEPVRA is encoded by the coding sequence ATGACCCGCCGGCCGACGCCCGTTCGCTGGCTGAAGGAGCATCCCCTCCTCGCGGACAGCCTGCTCGCCGGCCTGCTCCTCCTCGTCGTCATCCTCTCCATCACCGGCGGCGACACGTCGGCCCACGGCGTCAACTATCGCGATGCGAACGCGCTCGCCATCATCCTCGGGGTGCTGAGCGCCGTCCCCGTCGCCTGGCGGCGCCGCAAACCGCTCCCGGCGCTCGTGGTCGTCGGCGTGGCGGCAGTCGCCTACGAGGCCATCGGCTTCCCGGAGAGCGCGACGTCGGTCGGCGTGCTGATCTGCCTCTACAGCGTGGCCGCCCACTGCGACCGGCGCCGCTCGATCATCGGCGCGGTCTACGCGGCCATCGGCACCCTGGTCGTCTTCCTCACCGCGCGGTGGGGCGTCAACGCCGGGAACGTCGTCAGCAACGTCGTCATCTTCGCGACGGCGTGGATCCTGGGCGACAACCTGCGCAACCGGCGCGCCTATCTCGCCGGCCTGGAGGACAGGGCGGCCCGCCTCGAGCGCGAGCAGGCCGAGCAGGCGCAGCGCGCGGTGGCCGACGAGCGGGCGCGCATCGCCCGCGAGCTGCACGACGTGGTGGCGCACAACGTGAGTGTGATGGTGGTGCAGGCCGGCGCGGCCCGCCGCACGATCGAGCGCGATCCCGAACGGGCGCGTGAGGCATTGACGTCGGTTGAGGACACCGGGCGCGAGGCCCTCGACGAGATGCGCCGCCTCCTGGGCGTGCTCCGCACCGAGGACGACGCGACCGAGCACCGCGCGCCCCAGCCGAGCATCAGCGACCTCGACTCACTGGTCGCACACGTCCGCGACGCGGGGCTGCCCGTCGAGCTCGTGGTGGAAGGCGAGCCCCGCCCACTGATGTCCGGCGCCGACATGTCCGCCTACCGGATCGTGCAGGAGGCGCTCACGAACAGCCTCAAGCACGCGGGCCCCGCCCGCGCCCAGGTCATCCTGCGCTACGGCGACCACGACCTGCGCCTCGAGGTGGTCGACGACGGCCGCGGCTCCGCCGCCGACGCGCCGGCGACCAACGGGGGCGGCCACGGTCTGGTGGGCATGCGCGAGCGCGTCGCCCTCTTCGGAGGGGAGCTCCAGGCGGGCCCGCGCCAGGGGGGCGGGTACGCGGTCTCCGCCCGCATCCCGCTCGAGCCGGTCCGCGCGTGA
- a CDS encoding FtsX-like permease family protein, translated as MAVWLRTWSELRTRWRAALSLALLVGVSGGVVMAASAGARRTHTAYTRFVTAQRAWDVAITNDPSAVMEPEQLTAIEGLPGVRDSVRGIVDYAHVGVGIAFFAPADGRVGTTIDRYKLLDGRRPDPARADEVVVSFVAAERYGIHVDDKLELGRQARGGRVVGIAAAPGEFPPQTVGLNPAIFTTPVLYRSLMAHGDAEGKPPTQSLLLRLDAGADADGFQRAVGRISPDAFVLVQRDLTASTQRSFRLQSLALWLLGGSTALVALLVLSQAVARQVFVDSHDDETLAALGMTGGQRLALGMARAVLVGSVGALVAVALAIALSPLMPVGLARTAEPDPGLRLDGFVLGLGLVATVLVVPLLALVPTWRARRRADEGSRRVSSLAAALSSAGFPITTVTGARLALEPGRGRSAVPVKTTLATAAVAVASVAAALTFGASLQHLVATPRLFGQTWDTSYTTFGESNLLPEGTAVLEHDPAVAAYSIGAFGQLGVDDRVVGVVAFDLPRGSVVPPILAGRAPTRAREIALGTHTLESLHKRIGDRVDVNLGTGEKGVSMRVVGRSVTPLFYGEARLGEGALLTFDNAKLLDPKGEFVTSSDAVVRWAAGADRAAKQRVFKRLSKVAGRPLVLLPSEKPTDIVNFGRVQSMPLVLGAVLALMGAATLTHTLVTAIARRRRDLAVLKTIGFVRRQVTSTVAWQATTMVAIALLVGMPIGVALGRWSWTLLAGQLGVVSEPVTPLPPVLLVVPATLLVANMVAVVPGWLAGRIRPAIALRAE; from the coding sequence ATGGCCGTCTGGCTGCGTACTTGGTCGGAGCTGCGCACCCGCTGGCGAGCCGCACTGTCACTCGCGCTGTTGGTCGGCGTCAGCGGTGGCGTCGTCATGGCGGCGTCGGCCGGGGCCCGCCGCACCCACACCGCATACACGCGTTTCGTGACCGCGCAACGGGCCTGGGACGTGGCCATCACCAACGATCCGTCGGCCGTCATGGAGCCCGAGCAGCTGACCGCGATCGAGGGGTTGCCGGGGGTCCGCGACTCGGTGCGGGGCATCGTCGACTACGCGCACGTCGGCGTCGGCATTGCGTTCTTTGCGCCCGCCGACGGCCGGGTGGGCACCACGATCGACCGGTACAAGCTCCTCGACGGGCGGCGGCCGGACCCGGCGCGTGCCGACGAGGTGGTCGTGAGCTTCGTGGCCGCGGAGCGCTACGGCATCCATGTGGACGACAAGCTCGAGCTCGGCCGACAGGCGCGCGGCGGCCGGGTCGTGGGGATCGCGGCCGCGCCCGGCGAGTTCCCTCCGCAGACGGTCGGGCTGAACCCGGCCATCTTCACGACGCCTGTGCTCTACCGCTCGCTCATGGCACACGGCGACGCGGAAGGGAAGCCGCCGACGCAGTCGCTGCTGCTCCGGCTCGATGCCGGTGCCGATGCCGACGGCTTCCAGCGCGCCGTCGGTCGCATCAGCCCCGATGCGTTCGTGCTGGTCCAACGCGACCTCACCGCGTCGACCCAACGGTCGTTTCGCCTCCAATCGCTCGCCCTGTGGCTGCTCGGCGGCTCCACCGCGCTCGTCGCCCTCCTGGTCCTCTCCCAGGCTGTCGCCCGCCAGGTGTTCGTCGACTCGCACGACGACGAGACGCTCGCCGCGTTGGGTATGACGGGTGGCCAGCGGTTGGCGCTCGGAATGGCGCGGGCCGTGCTGGTCGGGTCGGTCGGCGCGCTCGTCGCGGTGGCCCTCGCCATCGCGCTGTCACCGCTCATGCCCGTGGGTCTGGCCCGTACCGCCGAGCCCGACCCGGGCCTGCGCCTCGACGGCTTCGTCCTCGGCCTCGGCCTGGTGGCCACCGTGCTCGTCGTGCCGTTGCTGGCGCTCGTCCCAACCTGGCGGGCGCGACGGCGGGCCGATGAGGGGAGCCGACGGGTGTCGAGCCTGGCCGCTGCGCTCTCGAGCGCCGGCTTCCCGATCACCACGGTCACCGGCGCCCGGCTCGCACTCGAGCCGGGACGGGGGCGCAGCGCGGTCCCGGTGAAGACCACGCTCGCCACCGCTGCGGTGGCCGTCGCGTCGGTCGCGGCGGCGTTGACGTTCGGCGCCAGCCTGCAACACCTGGTTGCCACCCCGCGGCTCTTCGGCCAGACGTGGGACACGAGCTACACCACGTTCGGCGAATCCAACCTGCTGCCGGAAGGGACGGCGGTGCTCGAGCACGACCCGGCGGTGGCGGCGTACTCGATCGGGGCGTTCGGGCAGCTCGGCGTCGACGACCGCGTGGTCGGCGTCGTGGCCTTCGACCTTCCGCGCGGATCGGTCGTCCCGCCGATCCTCGCGGGCCGAGCTCCGACTCGCGCGAGGGAGATCGCGCTCGGGACGCACACGTTGGAGAGCCTCCACAAGCGCATCGGCGACCGCGTCGACGTGAACCTCGGGACCGGGGAGAAGGGTGTGTCGATGCGCGTTGTCGGCCGCAGCGTCACCCCGCTGTTCTACGGCGAGGCCCGCTTGGGCGAGGGCGCGCTCCTCACTTTCGACAACGCCAAGCTCCTCGATCCCAAGGGCGAGTTCGTCACCTCGTCCGATGCAGTGGTGCGCTGGGCCGCCGGTGCCGACCGGGCAGCCAAGCAGCGTGTGTTCAAGCGCTTGTCGAAGGTGGCCGGCCGTCCGCTCGTGCTGCTCCCGAGCGAGAAGCCGACCGACATCGTGAACTTCGGGCGCGTGCAGAGCATGCCGCTCGTCCTGGGCGCGGTCCTCGCGCTCATGGGCGCGGCCACGCTGACGCACACGCTCGTGACCGCGATCGCGCGGCGTCGGCGCGACCTGGCCGTGCTCAAGACCATCGGCTTCGTGCGCCGCCAGGTCACGAGCACGGTCGCCTGGCAGGCGACCACGATGGTTGCCATCGCGCTGCTCGTCGGCATGCCGATCGGTGTCGCCCTCGGCCGATGGTCGTGGACGCTGCTGGCGGGCCAGCTCGGCGTGGTGAGCGAGCCGGTGACACCGCTGCCGCCCGTGCTGCTCGTCGTCCCGGCGACACTCCTGGTCGCCAACATGGTCGCGGTCGTGCCGGGCTGGCTGGCCGGCCGCATCCGCCCCGCAATCGCGCTCAGAGCGGAGTGA
- a CDS encoding ABC transporter ATP-binding protein: MRSITDTRPADPRPATSATVAARAVDLVKVYGSGETAVRALDHVSVEFPTGRFSAIMGPSGSGKSTLMHCLAGLDGVTSGEAFIGDVDITRLNDNRLTLLRRDKVGFVFQSFNLVPTLDALENITLPMAIAGRKPDQVWLDHVIDTIGLRDRLAHRPSELSGGQQQRVAAARALASRPAIIFADEPTGNLDSRSGAEVLGFLRRSVREMGQTIVMVTHDPAAASYADRVVFLADGQAVDEMSEPSADSVLDRMKHLGG, encoded by the coding sequence ATGCGATCGATCACCGACACACGCCCCGCCGACCCACGCCCGGCGACGTCCGCGACCGTTGCCGCGCGCGCGGTCGATCTCGTCAAGGTCTACGGGTCGGGCGAGACCGCTGTGCGCGCCCTCGACCACGTCTCGGTCGAGTTCCCGACCGGCCGCTTCAGCGCGATCATGGGCCCGTCCGGCTCCGGCAAGTCGACGCTGATGCACTGCCTGGCGGGACTCGACGGCGTCACCTCGGGTGAGGCGTTCATCGGCGACGTCGACATCACCCGACTGAACGACAACCGCCTCACGCTGCTCCGGCGCGACAAGGTGGGCTTCGTCTTCCAGTCGTTCAACCTGGTGCCGACGCTCGACGCGCTCGAGAACATCACGCTGCCCATGGCCATCGCCGGCCGCAAGCCCGACCAGGTCTGGCTCGACCACGTGATCGACACGATCGGCCTGCGCGACCGCCTCGCGCACCGGCCCAGCGAGCTCTCGGGCGGCCAGCAGCAGCGCGTGGCCGCGGCCCGGGCGCTCGCGAGCCGGCCCGCCATCATCTTCGCCGACGAGCCCACCGGGAACCTCGACTCGAGGTCGGGGGCCGAGGTGCTCGGCTTCCTGCGCCGATCGGTGCGCGAGATGGGCCAGACCATCGTCATGGTCACCCACGACCCGGCCGCCGCGAGCTACGCCGACCGCGTGGTGTTCCTCGCCGACGGCCAGGCGGTCGACGAGATGTCGGAGCCGTCGGCCGATAGCGTGCTCGACCGCATGAAGCACTTGGGAGGTTAG
- a CDS encoding ABC transporter permease, translating into MRKATIRSLLAHKLRLALTGLAIVLGVGFVAGTLILSDTLNATFDTLFKGIESGVDVRVRAKKSFSEQQNNDERQPVPASLLSEVRHIDGVKAAAGEVEGTAILIDHKGKAITPRGPPTLGETFTDIAGLSPYTLKEGHRPTNGNEVAIDAATAKKHGFRVGERVKVLLNGPAREFTLVGVFKVGTADTLLGATVTAFDTSTAQEALDRPGQFSFINVKGDNGVSKTELRSRVNAALGGGYEALTGPQLAKEDASDVQQGIQFFSIFLLVFAGIALFVGTFMIANTFSIIVAQRTRELALLRALGAARRQVMASVLGEAFITAVVASVAGLAFGIGISYGIRALMDAIGFGLPAGSLVLSPRTFVVSLLVGIVVTVVSAAAPARRATRVAPIEAMREGGTPAATTSSRRRILLGCTTTVVGGGALALGLIGGGASAVKYVGLGVFLVFMGVAFLGPVLARPVARVVGAPLVRLFKLPAKLARENAMRNPRRTASTAAALMIGLALVTFVSVLSASVKTSTTKTIDKEFGADYTVTAGGFGEGFSPTVASDLAKRPELATVTAVRPGQFKLDGATKQLAGVEPDKLTSLLHLDVISGRAPTGSESGLLVSEKQARDHAWKVGSTVALQFARTGVQRISVAGIYAKNDLAGAYLLTLSDFERNYTTINDNLVVIKAAPGVSPARSRAAVERVLNRYPNLDVRDAAELKAQAASQINQLLGIVTALLAMAILIALLGIVNTLALSIFERTRELGLLRAVGMGRRQVRSMIRCEAVIISVFGALLGLVVGVFFGWALVAALHSRGVSTLTVPGGQLLVFVALAALAGVVAAVLPARRAARLDVLHAISHD; encoded by the coding sequence GTGCGCAAAGCGACGATCCGCAGCCTCCTGGCCCACAAGCTCCGCCTGGCCCTCACCGGGCTGGCCATCGTCCTCGGCGTCGGGTTCGTGGCCGGGACGCTCATCCTGAGCGACACGCTCAACGCCACGTTCGACACCTTGTTCAAGGGCATCGAGTCCGGAGTCGACGTGCGCGTCCGGGCGAAGAAGAGCTTCAGCGAGCAGCAGAACAACGACGAGCGTCAACCGGTCCCGGCCTCGCTCCTTTCCGAGGTGCGCCACATCGACGGCGTCAAGGCCGCGGCCGGCGAGGTCGAGGGCACCGCGATCCTCATCGACCACAAGGGCAAGGCCATCACCCCGCGGGGGCCGCCCACGCTCGGAGAGACGTTCACCGACATCGCCGGCCTCTCCCCGTACACCCTGAAGGAAGGACACCGCCCCACCAACGGCAACGAGGTCGCGATCGACGCGGCCACGGCCAAGAAGCACGGCTTCCGGGTCGGCGAGCGGGTGAAGGTCCTCCTCAACGGGCCGGCACGCGAGTTCACGCTCGTGGGCGTCTTCAAGGTCGGGACCGCGGACACGCTCCTGGGCGCCACGGTCACCGCGTTCGACACGTCGACTGCCCAGGAGGCGCTCGACCGGCCGGGACAGTTCTCGTTCATCAACGTCAAGGGCGACAACGGAGTCTCGAAGACCGAGCTCCGGAGTCGGGTCAACGCCGCGCTCGGCGGAGGGTACGAAGCGCTGACCGGCCCGCAGCTGGCCAAGGAGGACGCCTCCGACGTGCAGCAGGGCATCCAGTTCTTCAGCATCTTCCTGCTGGTGTTCGCCGGCATCGCGCTGTTCGTCGGCACCTTCATGATCGCCAACACCTTCTCGATCATCGTGGCGCAGCGCACCCGCGAGCTCGCGCTCCTGCGGGCGCTCGGCGCCGCCCGACGCCAGGTGATGGCATCGGTCCTGGGTGAGGCGTTCATCACCGCGGTGGTGGCGTCGGTGGCAGGTCTGGCCTTCGGCATCGGGATCTCGTACGGCATACGCGCCTTGATGGACGCCATCGGCTTCGGACTGCCCGCGGGCAGCCTCGTGCTGTCGCCACGCACGTTCGTGGTGTCGCTGCTGGTGGGGATCGTCGTCACCGTGGTCTCGGCCGCGGCTCCCGCCCGGCGTGCGACACGTGTTGCACCCATCGAAGCCATGCGGGAGGGCGGCACCCCGGCCGCCACGACGAGCAGCCGGCGCCGGATTCTGCTCGGTTGCACGACGACCGTCGTGGGTGGCGGCGCGCTGGCGCTGGGTCTCATCGGCGGCGGAGCCAGCGCGGTGAAGTACGTCGGCCTCGGCGTCTTCCTCGTGTTCATGGGCGTCGCCTTCCTGGGCCCGGTTCTGGCCCGGCCCGTCGCGCGCGTCGTCGGCGCCCCGCTCGTGCGACTGTTCAAGCTCCCGGCCAAGCTCGCCCGGGAGAACGCCATGCGCAACCCCCGTCGCACAGCCTCGACCGCGGCCGCGCTCATGATCGGCCTCGCGTTGGTCACGTTCGTGTCCGTGCTGTCGGCGTCGGTGAAGACCTCGACCACCAAGACCATCGACAAGGAGTTCGGCGCCGACTACACGGTGACCGCAGGTGGCTTCGGCGAAGGCTTCAGCCCAACCGTGGCGAGCGACCTGGCCAAGCGACCGGAGCTCGCGACCGTCACCGCGGTGCGACCGGGGCAGTTCAAGCTCGACGGTGCCACCAAGCAGCTGGCGGGGGTCGAGCCCGACAAGCTGACGTCGCTGCTCCATCTCGACGTCATCTCCGGCCGGGCGCCGACCGGCTCGGAGAGCGGCCTCCTGGTTTCGGAGAAGCAGGCGCGGGACCACGCGTGGAAGGTGGGCTCGACCGTCGCGCTCCAGTTCGCGAGGACGGGCGTCCAACGCATCTCGGTCGCCGGCATCTACGCCAAGAACGACCTCGCGGGCGCCTACCTGCTCACGCTGTCGGACTTCGAGCGCAACTACACCACCATCAACGACAACCTGGTCGTGATCAAGGCGGCCCCGGGTGTGTCTCCTGCGCGATCGCGTGCAGCGGTCGAACGGGTGCTCAACCGGTATCCCAACCTCGACGTGCGCGACGCGGCCGAGTTGAAGGCCCAGGCCGCCAGCCAGATCAACCAGCTCCTCGGCATCGTCACCGCGCTGCTCGCCATGGCGATCCTGATCGCCCTTCTGGGCATCGTGAACACGCTTGCGCTCTCGATCTTCGAGCGCACCCGTGAGCTCGGCCTGCTCCGAGCCGTCGGCATGGGCCGCCGGCAGGTGCGGAGCATGATCCGATGCGAGGCGGTGATCATCAGCGTGTTCGGCGCGCTGTTGGGGCTCGTCGTCGGTGTCTTCTTCGGGTGGGCGCTGGTTGCCGCGCTGCACAGCCGAGGGGTGTCCACCCTGACCGTGCCGGGCGGGCAGCTGCTGGTGTTCGTCGCGCTCGCCGCCCTGGCGGGTGTGGTGGCCGCCGTGCTGCCCGCCCGCCGGGCGGCCCGGCTCGACGTGCTCCATGCCATCTCACACGACTAG